A window of Parasynechococcus marenigrum WH 8102 contains these coding sequences:
- a CDS encoding glycosyltransferase family 2 protein yields MSTPLDLSVVVPLYNEEESLPYLVEQLTDALRPSGERFELVLVNDGSSDRTAEVLEQLSHNVPELVAVLLRKNYGQTAAMAAGFDVAQGDVIVSLDGDLQNDPADIPMLLAKLREGYDLVSGWRHQRQDAALQRKLPSRIANRLIGRVTGVKLHDYGCSLKAYRREVLSDMRLYGELHRFLPALAFIEGARITEVKVNHRARQFGTSKYGIDRTFRVLMDLLTVWFMKRFLTRPMYVFGFGGLIAMLGSLLASSYLLVVKLMGGDIGNRPLLTLAVVLGLAGIQLFCFGLLGELLIRTYHESQGRPIYRIRETLRGGRAV; encoded by the coding sequence ATGAGCACACCCCTGGACCTGTCCGTGGTGGTGCCTCTCTACAACGAGGAGGAAAGCCTTCCCTACTTGGTGGAGCAACTCACCGACGCCCTGCGGCCCAGTGGTGAGCGCTTCGAACTGGTGCTGGTCAACGACGGGTCCAGCGACCGCACAGCCGAGGTCCTGGAGCAGCTCAGCCATAACGTCCCCGAACTGGTGGCAGTGCTGCTCCGCAAGAACTACGGCCAGACCGCAGCGATGGCCGCCGGGTTTGATGTTGCCCAGGGCGACGTCATCGTCAGCCTCGATGGCGACCTGCAGAACGACCCCGCCGACATTCCAATGCTGCTGGCCAAGCTGCGGGAGGGCTACGACCTGGTGAGCGGCTGGCGCCATCAGCGCCAGGACGCCGCCCTGCAACGCAAACTGCCCTCTCGCATCGCCAACCGCCTGATCGGACGCGTCACCGGCGTAAAGCTTCACGACTACGGCTGCTCCCTCAAGGCCTACCGGCGCGAGGTGCTGTCAGACATGCGCCTATACGGCGAGCTGCATCGCTTCCTGCCAGCGCTGGCCTTCATCGAAGGGGCACGCATCACCGAGGTGAAGGTGAACCATCGGGCCCGCCAGTTCGGCACCAGTAAATACGGCATCGATCGCACCTTCCGGGTGCTGATGGATCTGCTGACGGTGTGGTTCATGAAGCGCTTCCTCACCCGGCCGATGTACGTCTTCGGATTCGGGGGACTGATCGCCATGCTTGGCAGCCTTCTCGCTAGCAGCTACCTCTTGGTGGTGAAGCTGATGGGTGGAGATATCGGCAATCGTCCGTTACTCACCCTGGCGGTGGTGCTGGGGTTAGCGGGGATTCAACTGTTCTGCTTCGGACTGCTCGGAGAACTGCTGATCCGCACGTATCACGAAAGTCAGGGGCGCCCGATTTATCGCATCCGTGAGACGTTGCGCGGCGGCCGCGCTGTCTGA
- a CDS encoding C40 family peptidase — protein sequence MATLSSLLAPDLVQPGTKWTLLNDVNGYGHPMGDSLTTQGRCGRSIRLLQRSGDRLLVQLLEDGYRCWMDLDDLIGRAKQLPDWKPTLLLATEIQRRLPAVLAWSEDAEQQPNHYLWGGTTEPNMDCSGLMQLAFASQGIWIPRDAYQQERFCQPVAVSVGALDLLRPGDLIFFGSPRRCTHVALHLGSGRYRHSSGQQHGRNGVGVDSLHLSDRHPVAGHYRKQLRGAGRVIRCHDGTTLS from the coding sequence ATGGCGACGTTAAGCAGCCTGCTGGCTCCCGACCTTGTGCAGCCGGGAACCAAGTGGACCCTGCTGAACGACGTCAATGGCTACGGGCACCCCATGGGCGACAGCCTCACCACCCAGGGGCGCTGTGGTCGGAGTATCCGATTGCTGCAACGGAGCGGCGATCGACTGTTGGTGCAGCTGCTGGAGGACGGCTACCGCTGCTGGATGGATCTCGATGACCTGATCGGGCGCGCGAAGCAGCTGCCTGATTGGAAACCAACCTTGCTTCTGGCAACGGAGATCCAGCGGCGACTGCCAGCGGTGCTGGCCTGGAGCGAAGACGCCGAACAGCAGCCCAACCACTACCTCTGGGGCGGCACCACCGAACCGAATATGGACTGCTCAGGCCTGATGCAGCTGGCCTTTGCCAGCCAGGGCATCTGGATCCCCCGGGACGCGTATCAGCAAGAGCGTTTCTGCCAACCCGTCGCCGTCTCGGTCGGCGCGCTGGATCTGTTGCGACCGGGGGATCTGATCTTTTTCGGCTCTCCGCGGCGTTGCACCCATGTGGCACTCCACCTGGGCAGTGGGCGCTACCGCCACAGTTCAGGCCAGCAGCACGGCCGCAACGGAGTCGGTGTCGACAGCCTCCACCTTTCCGATCGTCATCCCGTCGCCGGCCACTATCGGAAGCAGCTGCGGGGAGCGGGCCGCGTGATCCGCTGCCACGACGGCACCACGCTCAGCTAA
- a CDS encoding AbrB family transcriptional regulator — MLTGTDLLTKVKELGDVSKTELATQCGYVSKKKDGSDRVNFTAFYEALLGAKGVELGSGGAGLGKGGRKLSYIATVQGNGNLLIGKAYTALLDLETGDEFEIKLGKKAIRLIPVGGSEEED, encoded by the coding sequence ATGCTTACTGGAACTGACCTGCTCACCAAGGTCAAAGAACTTGGTGATGTCTCCAAGACCGAACTGGCAACTCAGTGCGGTTATGTTTCCAAGAAGAAGGATGGTTCTGACCGCGTCAACTTCACTGCCTTCTATGAGGCACTTCTGGGTGCCAAGGGCGTTGAGTTGGGTTCTGGGGGTGCTGGTTTAGGCAAAGGCGGTCGGAAGTTGTCCTACATCGCCACGGTGCAGGGCAATGGCAACCTTCTGATCGGCAAGGCATACACCGCCTTGCTCGACCTGGAAACAGGCGATGAGTTTGAAATCAAACTGGGCAAGAAGGCAATTCGTCTGATCCCTGTGGGTGGTTCGGAGGAAGAAGATTGA
- a CDS encoding tyrosine-type recombinase/integrase has protein sequence MQKKSVGNCLYVVVEPSKKGGGKSFYGEIRFPPGGGGQKVRVCIGPYGTAPGQWTLKAAKDEWTRIRAWSLETGRDPRELNGRGRKQNQDQGPSKTLQDAIDGFLSTKTSLKEFTLTNYRRQLENQVRECIPGATPLRELEWDNGGREKVVALREYIEDRGSYDQAFRVQKVLAQALDYAILQGWMRRNQNPATKQKGEESKHDPKHHPHIQWEQVPELLEAIHLNRCSGHVQSVMALKLLLMTFLRAGALARLKWKWISRKENLLVIPGTTPGLKRTKKTEDLPHHVPLTKEMNALLKQAKQMNGHLPYVFGPVREQSRYPHLDPESPNNLLKGLGYREVLRAHGWRSLPLTAGQEVLKAPHDIIQRQMGHLIGDKVRKAYDKSLMLEERRDFLEQWCKLLVKNGLKI, from the coding sequence ATGCAGAAAAAGAGTGTCGGAAACTGCCTCTACGTGGTGGTAGAACCTTCGAAGAAGGGGGGTGGCAAGTCCTTTTACGGCGAGATCCGTTTCCCGCCAGGGGGTGGCGGACAAAAGGTCAGGGTCTGCATAGGTCCCTACGGCACTGCTCCAGGGCAATGGACCTTGAAGGCAGCAAAGGACGAATGGACCCGAATTCGCGCCTGGTCGCTGGAGACGGGCAGAGACCCCAGAGAACTGAATGGCAGGGGTAGGAAGCAAAACCAGGACCAAGGACCCTCCAAGACGCTTCAGGACGCCATAGACGGGTTCCTGAGCACCAAGACGTCGCTGAAGGAGTTCACCCTCACCAACTACCGCAGGCAACTGGAGAACCAGGTTCGGGAGTGCATTCCAGGGGCAACGCCACTTCGCGAACTGGAATGGGACAACGGCGGGAGGGAGAAGGTCGTTGCCCTGCGGGAATACATCGAGGACAGAGGCAGTTACGACCAGGCATTTCGGGTGCAGAAGGTCCTGGCACAGGCACTGGACTACGCAATCCTCCAGGGGTGGATGCGACGCAATCAGAACCCAGCAACCAAGCAGAAGGGAGAAGAGAGCAAGCACGACCCGAAACACCATCCCCATATCCAGTGGGAACAGGTGCCAGAACTGCTGGAAGCAATTCACCTGAACCGCTGCTCAGGGCACGTTCAGTCGGTCATGGCACTGAAGCTTCTGCTCATGACCTTTCTCAGAGCAGGGGCACTTGCTCGTCTGAAGTGGAAGTGGATCAGCAGAAAGGAGAACCTCCTGGTGATTCCTGGAACCACTCCAGGACTGAAACGCACCAAGAAGACAGAAGACCTCCCACATCACGTCCCGCTGACCAAGGAGATGAATGCACTGCTGAAGCAGGCAAAGCAGATGAATGGGCACCTGCCGTATGTCTTTGGTCCTGTCCGCGAGCAAAGCAGATATCCACATTTGGACCCCGAATCACCCAACAACCTCCTCAAGGGTTTGGGGTACAGAGAAGTGCTGCGTGCTCATGGTTGGAGGTCATTACCTCTGACCGCAGGACAAGAAGTTCTCAAGGCACCTCACGACATCATCCAAAGACAGATGGGGCACCTGATTGGCGACAAGGTCAGAAAGGCATATGACAAATCACTCATGCTGGAAGAACGCAGAGACTTCCTAGAGCAATGGTGCAAGTTATTGGTCAAAAATGGTTTGAAGATTTGA
- a CDS encoding cysteine peptidase family C39 domain-containing protein has translation MAIFRSRAVDAANQAETLDTPLVLLRPQLRQRFNSNLRLWRDLSIPQNSNHQVWTEEQIQHDPTECAAVSLSIILRYHGSYQPISTIRHACGVSRDGSNAANLVCSARTFGMNAKGYKKGLKTLQTVSLPAVVFWNFDHFLVLEGIDEQRFWINDPATGRRCVELEEFDRCYTGVVITMQPDPSFEPTGKAPHAVQQLGAWLKRGSKVKRWGFLLMLGISAGVLSQTTRVLVEPGLWPFIGLALAVVPLGQVLSRELERQLRRELQEQLISLPDWILQQHFSHELAGRLERVSALCEQLRLRIGQSLPLVLGMAVWTVVLLVQNTFLGLIVIGGLSLWTAVKQRNESMNSSRDVRSRISMNSAGLTLQAGLKDPETLKASALEQDLFLRWSGLDAIATRQRQNLSYSRELQDWVPQIVYWSLPVLVWSVASHTANAGLTVIIGTMGLCLALQQLQEMWKAWGASKRAILAIRDLQEQPRDPLLSAGQHQSNIPFETGPASVSVEGVDFGYIPVLPPLIQELSLSVDKGQKIALVGGSGSGKITLARLMAGLVQPNKGVVKINGIPLLEMTQQERSQAIAMLQQGMPLFSATVRDNLTLFNSAISDGEIQAACETAAIWERLQQLPQGLNTTLGVNGQDLSGGEQQRLQLAQVLLQRPSLLILDEATSALEAQTEARIEQAIQGLHCTQIVVAHRLSTVRDADVIIVLDHGKIVQRGCHDALLKEEGSHYCNLLLLEDANL, from the coding sequence ATGGCAATCTTTCGTAGCCGTGCAGTTGATGCTGCCAACCAAGCTGAAACACTCGACACGCCATTGGTTTTACTCAGGCCGCAACTGAGACAACGTTTCAATAGCAATTTGAGATTGTGGAGGGATTTGAGCATCCCTCAGAACAGCAACCATCAAGTGTGGACGGAGGAACAGATACAACATGACCCCACCGAGTGTGCAGCGGTGAGCCTTTCAATCATTCTGAGGTATCACGGTAGTTATCAACCGATCAGCACAATCAGACATGCTTGCGGGGTATCAAGAGACGGAAGTAATGCCGCCAATTTAGTATGCTCAGCCCGCACATTTGGCATGAATGCCAAGGGATACAAGAAGGGGCTGAAAACACTCCAAACCGTGTCCTTACCTGCAGTGGTGTTCTGGAATTTCGATCATTTTCTGGTTCTTGAGGGGATCGATGAGCAGCGCTTTTGGATTAACGACCCAGCCACCGGACGACGATGCGTTGAACTTGAAGAATTTGACCGTTGCTACACAGGCGTGGTGATCACGATGCAACCGGATCCATCGTTTGAACCCACAGGCAAAGCACCACACGCCGTTCAGCAGCTTGGTGCATGGTTGAAGAGAGGATCCAAAGTCAAGCGCTGGGGCTTCCTGCTCATGCTGGGAATCAGCGCTGGAGTGCTCAGCCAGACAACACGGGTACTTGTTGAGCCAGGCCTTTGGCCCTTCATCGGCCTTGCCCTGGCTGTTGTGCCACTCGGACAGGTGCTGAGTCGAGAACTCGAACGACAGCTCCGTAGGGAATTACAAGAACAACTGATTAGCCTTCCGGATTGGATCCTCCAACAACATTTCAGTCATGAATTAGCAGGACGGCTGGAGCGCGTTTCAGCACTCTGTGAACAGCTGCGCCTTCGCATTGGCCAGAGCCTGCCGCTTGTGCTGGGAATGGCGGTTTGGACAGTGGTGCTGCTGGTGCAGAACACGTTTCTTGGTCTGATCGTGATCGGAGGCCTCTCGCTTTGGACTGCCGTTAAGCAGCGCAACGAATCCATGAACAGCAGCAGAGATGTGCGGTCACGCATCAGCATGAACAGCGCCGGACTCACCCTTCAGGCTGGATTGAAGGATCCTGAAACCTTGAAAGCATCGGCCCTGGAGCAGGACCTGTTCCTGCGGTGGTCTGGCTTGGATGCCATCGCAACACGCCAACGTCAGAACTTGTCCTACAGCCGTGAGCTGCAGGACTGGGTACCACAAATCGTGTACTGGAGTCTTCCGGTGTTGGTGTGGAGTGTGGCGAGTCACACCGCAAATGCTGGTCTCACAGTGATCATTGGCACCATGGGATTGTGCCTGGCTTTGCAGCAGCTTCAGGAGATGTGGAAGGCTTGGGGGGCCAGCAAAAGAGCCATCCTTGCGATTCGAGATTTACAAGAGCAGCCCCGAGATCCACTGTTAAGCGCTGGACAACACCAATCGAACATTCCATTTGAAACGGGGCCTGCCAGCGTGAGTGTCGAGGGCGTTGACTTTGGCTATATCCCGGTGCTTCCGCCATTGATTCAAGAGCTGAGTCTGAGTGTGGACAAGGGGCAAAAAATTGCCTTGGTGGGGGGATCAGGATCAGGCAAAATCACACTGGCGCGGCTCATGGCGGGCCTGGTGCAGCCAAACAAAGGGGTGGTCAAGATCAATGGAATACCACTGCTGGAGATGACCCAACAGGAACGAAGCCAAGCCATTGCCATGTTGCAACAGGGGATGCCGCTGTTTTCGGCCACCGTGCGCGACAACCTCACCCTGTTCAATTCAGCCATCAGTGATGGCGAGATTCAAGCGGCATGTGAAACAGCAGCCATCTGGGAACGGCTGCAACAATTACCTCAGGGCCTCAACACCACCCTGGGTGTGAACGGTCAGGACCTCAGTGGAGGAGAACAGCAACGACTGCAACTGGCTCAAGTTCTTTTACAACGACCATCCCTGTTGATCCTGGACGAAGCGACGTCGGCATTAGAAGCTCAAACCGAAGCGCGCATCGAACAAGCAATTCAAGGTCTGCATTGCACCCAAATTGTGGTAGCCCATCGTCTCAGCACGGTGAGAGATGCTGATGTAATTATCGTTTTAGATCATGGCAAGATCGTGCAACGGGGATGCCATGACGCGCTGTTGAAAGAGGAAGGGTCACACTATTGCAATCTTTTGTTACTGGAAGACGCCAATCTCTAG
- a CDS encoding HEAT repeat domain-containing protein, protein MQNVLVPGAVVLLTVVLWLRRKPGKPMLSSTDTSSVAQLNRAQLELVIESSSPDIAADDPWADWTAPQTEQGRLALQQRLRQRMASGPEQRLDAVREAALWGHRSVLPLLKRALRDSDARVVEAAAEAMEPFRGTPRRAPAQTARPPRNVSRMR, encoded by the coding sequence ATGCAGAACGTTCTCGTCCCCGGTGCTGTCGTCCTTCTGACGGTGGTGCTCTGGTTACGTCGCAAGCCGGGCAAGCCCATGCTCAGCAGCACAGACACCAGCAGCGTGGCCCAGTTGAACCGGGCCCAACTGGAACTGGTGATCGAGTCGTCCAGTCCAGATATCGCCGCCGACGATCCTTGGGCTGATTGGACTGCTCCTCAAACGGAGCAGGGCCGTCTGGCGTTGCAGCAACGGCTGCGGCAGCGGATGGCATCGGGGCCGGAGCAACGGCTTGATGCTGTGAGGGAGGCGGCCCTGTGGGGACATCGTTCCGTTCTGCCATTGCTCAAGCGTGCCCTGCGGGACAGCGACGCCCGAGTGGTGGAAGCTGCAGCCGAGGCGATGGAACCGTTCCGCGGTACACCACGTCGCGCCCCAGCTCAGACAGCGCGGCCGCCGCGCAACGTCTCACGGATGCGATAA
- a CDS encoding ATP-binding cassette domain-containing protein — protein MASLQFSWHSIRHDPRTRAGGQAFKTWRDLKHQWKGAQVLVNSPSESRPGASDPGELNGDLEVRNLSFRYGADTPLVLSNVSFSVQAGSFVAIVGSSGSGKSTLLRILLGFEQPLTGQVIIDGQDTCDLQHESLRRQIGTVLQDTRLVGNSLMEVIAAGRPLSVEEAWKAAEDAGLSDDLQALRMGLQTLVPAGGSNLSGGQRQRLAIARALAGQPRLLLLDEPTSALDNTTQAHVLRNLEQRAVTRVMVAHRLSTIQHADVILVLENGEIVEQGSYNDLLKQQGAFTQLMARQLI, from the coding sequence ATGGCTAGCCTTCAATTTAGTTGGCATTCAATTCGCCACGATCCGCGAACTCGGGCAGGCGGGCAGGCGTTCAAGACCTGGAGAGACCTAAAACACCAGTGGAAGGGTGCACAGGTGTTAGTGAACAGCCCATCCGAATCGCGGCCGGGAGCATCGGATCCAGGCGAACTGAACGGTGATCTTGAAGTACGAAACCTCAGTTTTCGCTACGGAGCAGACACACCATTAGTGCTCTCCAACGTCAGCTTTTCGGTTCAAGCGGGGAGCTTTGTTGCGATCGTCGGGTCATCAGGGAGTGGGAAAAGTACCCTACTTCGCATTCTGTTGGGCTTTGAACAGCCTCTCACTGGACAGGTGATCATCGATGGTCAAGACACCTGTGACCTGCAACATGAATCGCTGAGGCGGCAGATCGGCACCGTTCTCCAAGACACGCGGTTGGTGGGAAACTCGTTGATGGAGGTGATTGCTGCCGGTCGTCCTCTGAGCGTGGAAGAGGCCTGGAAAGCTGCTGAAGACGCTGGCTTGAGCGATGACTTACAAGCACTGCGCATGGGATTGCAAACCCTGGTCCCCGCAGGAGGCAGCAATCTGTCCGGCGGTCAACGTCAGCGACTCGCCATCGCAAGAGCGCTGGCTGGACAGCCTCGGCTGTTACTGCTGGATGAACCCACCAGTGCGCTGGACAACACCACCCAGGCCCACGTTCTGCGCAACCTTGAACAACGCGCGGTGACGCGCGTGATGGTGGCGCATCGGCTGAGCACTATCCAACATGCAGACGTCATCCTCGTTCTAGAGAATGGGGAAATCGTTGAACAGGGAAGCTACAACGACTTGCTCAAGCAACAGGGAGCCTTCACACAGCTGATGGCACGTCAATTGATCTAA
- a CDS encoding DUF1651 domain-containing protein, producing MHDCLEQVYYYSLIMREGWLVDPGTNWVWRFHRDDKAWVRDPKVFMDRGMAMPDGQPPLLKERRHVPQEDAETIWRNLKSMGWKRTEPLWGASAEP from the coding sequence GTGCATGACTGTTTAGAACAGGTGTACTACTACTCCTTGATCATGCGTGAAGGATGGTTGGTCGACCCTGGCACCAATTGGGTGTGGCGGTTTCATCGGGATGACAAGGCATGGGTCCGTGACCCGAAGGTGTTCATGGACCGTGGAATGGCAATGCCTGACGGACAACCACCACTGCTGAAGGAACGCAGGCACGTCCCTCAGGAGGACGCTGAAACCATCTGGCGCAACCTGAAGTCCATGGGGTGGAAGCGGACAGAACCGTTATGGGGTGCCTCAGCAGAACCCTGA
- a CDS encoding response regulator, with the protein MLVDDEPRLTDFLGVELEEEGYVVQIVSNISEAWHALQAELLPFASDCVSFSYSFYYLPWSRF; encoded by the coding sequence ATGCTGGTCGACGACGAGCCTCGTTTGACTGATTTTTTAGGTGTTGAGCTCGAAGAAGAAGGATATGTTGTTCAGATTGTTTCGAATATTTCCGAAGCTTGGCACGCATTGCAGGCGGAATTATTGCCATTTGCTTCTGATTGTGTTTCTTTTTCGTATTCTTTTTACTATCTTCCTTGGTCGAGATTTTGA
- a CDS encoding helix-turn-helix transcriptional regulator, whose translation MPQFLEMTGLSTSTIYRWMTDGTFPKQIQLGSRSVVWNERDVIDWMNAQNANT comes from the coding sequence CTGCCTCAGTTTCTTGAGATGACAGGACTCAGCACCAGCACCATCTATCGCTGGATGACGGACGGGACCTTCCCAAAGCAAATCCAGTTGGGTTCTCGCTCTGTCGTCTGGAACGAACGGGACGTCATCGACTGGATGAACGCACAAAATGCAAACACCTAA
- a CDS encoding serine hydrolase, with product MAFYRPDPAMASHLESVLDQLDAAGRPGLRNSLSITWVRYSDVSPEAGQGLGAAWNQDRCVYPASVVKLIYAVAVERWQQRDLIPGSDELQRAMLDMIADSSNDATGLVVDLLTGTTSGPELHGERWEQWQRQRRLVNDWLASLQWPELDGVNCCQKTWGDGPYGREKRFYGADNGNRNALSTAATARMMEAVMTGAVVSPPACRRLRDLLSRSLDPDQRRADPENQVDGFLGEGLPEGCRLWSKAGWMSQARHDAAWWQQPEQPPTLLVAFSNGTERARDERLLPELARLLDTL from the coding sequence ATGGCGTTCTACCGCCCCGATCCCGCTATGGCGTCCCATCTCGAGTCGGTGCTCGACCAACTGGATGCTGCAGGGCGACCCGGGTTGCGCAACAGCTTGTCCATCACGTGGGTCCGCTACAGCGACGTCAGCCCTGAGGCGGGTCAGGGCCTGGGTGCCGCCTGGAATCAGGATCGCTGCGTTTATCCCGCCAGCGTGGTGAAGCTGATCTATGCGGTGGCGGTCGAGCGCTGGCAGCAGCGGGACCTGATCCCCGGCAGCGATGAACTCCAGCGCGCCATGCTGGACATGATCGCCGACTCGAGCAATGACGCCACGGGATTGGTGGTGGACCTGCTCACTGGCACCACCAGTGGTCCTGAACTGCACGGGGAACGCTGGGAGCAATGGCAGCGCCAGCGCCGTCTGGTGAATGACTGGTTGGCCAGCTTGCAATGGCCGGAGCTCGATGGCGTCAACTGCTGCCAGAAAACCTGGGGAGACGGCCCCTATGGCAGGGAGAAGCGTTTCTATGGCGCCGACAACGGCAACCGCAATGCGCTGAGCACGGCCGCCACGGCTCGGATGATGGAAGCGGTAATGACGGGCGCTGTTGTTTCCCCCCCCGCCTGCCGGCGGTTACGGGACCTGCTCAGTCGCTCTCTTGATCCTGATCAACGTCGAGCCGATCCGGAAAACCAGGTGGATGGATTCCTCGGGGAAGGACTGCCCGAAGGCTGTCGGCTATGGAGCAAGGCGGGTTGGATGAGTCAGGCCCGGCATGACGCCGCTTGGTGGCAACAGCCTGAGCAGCCACCAACGCTGCTGGTGGCTTTTTCAAATGGGACGGAACGCGCCAGAGATGAACGCCTGCTGCCGGAACTGGCTCGCCTGCTGGACACTCTTTAG
- the alr gene encoding alanine racemase, translated as MSELSPRQRAWVEVYPTAIEANCRLLCRQLVTGCQLMAVVKADGYGHGAVTVARASLRGGASSLGVATLQEGLELRDAGIEAPVLILSALPSPEDLRHCLEQRLMPTLSSLDEANTAAAVAAERGNERFPVQLKLDTGMARLGGEWQEGAQLVQSIRTLPQLELVGLYSHLACADELGDQLTHLQLQRFRSVIEALPDGGSGLCCHLANSAGTLQDPRLHLDMVRVGLALYGQSPADHLGLDLALQPALAVKARVSLIREVPSGSGVSYGHRFVTSRPSRLAVIAIGYADGVVRALSGRIDVLHRGRRVPQVGNITMDQIILDATDVEELTVGDNVTLLGQDGDDCIRPQDWSARCGSIPWEILCGFKHRLPRVEI; from the coding sequence ATGTCGGAGCTAAGTCCACGCCAGCGCGCCTGGGTGGAGGTCTACCCCACGGCCATTGAGGCCAACTGCCGACTGCTGTGCCGTCAACTTGTCACCGGCTGCCAGCTGATGGCCGTGGTGAAAGCCGACGGCTATGGCCACGGCGCCGTGACCGTGGCGAGGGCTTCCCTACGCGGCGGGGCATCCAGCCTTGGGGTGGCAACCCTTCAGGAAGGCCTGGAACTGCGGGATGCAGGCATCGAGGCGCCGGTTCTGATCCTCAGCGCCCTGCCAAGCCCGGAGGATCTCCGCCACTGCCTGGAGCAGCGGCTGATGCCGACCCTGAGCAGCCTGGATGAAGCGAACACGGCCGCTGCGGTGGCTGCTGAACGAGGAAACGAGCGCTTTCCTGTGCAGCTGAAACTCGATACAGGGATGGCCAGGCTCGGTGGCGAATGGCAGGAGGGAGCCCAGCTGGTGCAGTCCATCCGCACCCTGCCTCAGCTGGAACTAGTAGGCCTATACAGCCATCTCGCCTGTGCGGATGAGCTTGGCGATCAACTCACCCACCTGCAGCTGCAGCGCTTTCGATCCGTCATTGAAGCCCTGCCGGATGGCGGCAGCGGCCTGTGCTGCCATCTGGCCAATTCCGCCGGAACCCTGCAGGATCCCCGTTTGCATCTGGACATGGTGCGCGTTGGCCTCGCCTTGTACGGACAATCCCCAGCTGACCACCTCGGCCTCGATTTAGCACTACAGCCTGCCTTGGCGGTGAAGGCACGCGTCAGCCTTATTCGGGAGGTGCCGAGCGGTAGCGGCGTCAGCTACGGCCATCGCTTTGTCACCAGTCGTCCGTCACGCCTGGCGGTGATCGCCATCGGTTATGCCGACGGCGTGGTCCGCGCACTGAGCGGCCGCATTGACGTCCTGCATCGTGGTCGCCGGGTGCCGCAGGTGGGCAATATCACCATGGACCAGATCATCCTCGACGCCACCGATGTCGAGGAGCTGACGGTGGGAGACAACGTCACGCTGCTGGGGCAAGACGGAGATGACTGCATCCGTCCCCAGGACTGGAGCGCTCGCTGCGGCTCGATCCCCTGGGAGATTCTCTGTGGTTTCAAACACCGCCTGCCGCGGGTCGAGATCTGA
- a CDS encoding cyclic nucleotide-binding domain-containing protein, giving the protein MAPSPESILFESLFFQWAQVNCESFAVNEEQVLIEEGVATPDLFLLLEGGATVRTALETEDASQDSVDLAELSPGQFVGEMSLLEDRLPVATVIAQPNSRWIRVRYSDLIAAIASDKALASSTYQVFAGKLALQLSRQNAFIHRWPGQDIEPLRKVLLVFGEWNELDVAWLEKTGEKVDLSTGTAFIKEGEALDRLYIVLDGEAEVMINVEGASTTVGSSRRGEILGEMSFLNSDEQATATVQAREAMVLLAVDKTSIRQQLTVDLAFAERFYRSLAVLLSHRCRDQMMSRGMAAQALALEELDLTTLGIVSTAGRRFEWLCSEVSKR; this is encoded by the coding sequence ATGGCCCCATCTCCCGAATCCATTCTGTTTGAATCGCTCTTCTTTCAATGGGCGCAAGTCAACTGCGAGTCTTTTGCTGTCAACGAAGAGCAAGTCCTGATTGAGGAGGGAGTCGCCACACCTGACCTTTTTCTTCTTCTCGAAGGCGGAGCCACGGTGCGCACAGCACTCGAAACCGAAGACGCTTCTCAGGATTCCGTCGACCTAGCTGAACTTTCCCCCGGCCAATTTGTTGGCGAGATGTCCCTGCTGGAAGACCGCCTTCCGGTCGCCACCGTCATCGCACAGCCGAACAGTCGATGGATCCGTGTTCGCTACAGCGACTTGATCGCCGCCATTGCGAGTGACAAAGCACTGGCTTCGAGTACCTATCAGGTGTTTGCAGGAAAATTGGCCCTACAACTGAGTCGTCAGAACGCATTCATCCACCGATGGCCAGGGCAAGACATCGAACCACTGCGCAAAGTTCTGTTGGTATTCGGTGAATGGAATGAACTGGATGTGGCCTGGCTGGAAAAGACCGGGGAAAAGGTTGACCTATCAACCGGCACAGCATTCATCAAGGAAGGTGAGGCCCTTGATCGTCTTTACATCGTTCTCGATGGCGAAGCCGAGGTGATGATCAACGTGGAAGGCGCATCTACCACAGTGGGGAGCTCAAGGCGCGGGGAAATTCTGGGGGAGATGAGCTTTCTCAACAGCGACGAACAAGCCACTGCAACCGTTCAAGCCCGCGAGGCCATGGTCTTGCTGGCTGTGGATAAGACGAGTATCCGCCAACAGCTGACGGTTGACTTGGCCTTTGCTGAACGTTTTTACCGTTCTCTCGCTGTTCTGCTCTCCCATCGCTGTCGAGATCAAATGATGTCGCGGGGGATGGCAGCCCAGGCCTTGGCGCTTGAAGAACTGGATCTGACGACTCTGGGCATTGTGAGCACAGCCGGGCGACGATTTGAGTGGCTTTGCTCGGAGGTCTCAAAACGTTGA